A stretch of the Sinorhizobium alkalisoli genome encodes the following:
- a CDS encoding peptide ABC transporter substrate-binding protein: MASMKLKLGAAALIGSLLVGASPVLAEAVLHRGNAGEPQTLDQAHTSINIEAFIVKDLYEGLTIYDAAGNIVPGAAETWDLSDDGTVYTFKLRADAKWSDGSPVTAEDFAFSFRRVEDPKTAAEYANILFPIKNAEKVNKGELPVDQLGVKVVDEKTLEITLERPTPFFLELLAHQTALPVSKASVEKNGTDFVKPGVMVSNGAFRLTAHVPNDSLTVEKNTNYWDAANVKLDKVIFYPIDDQAASVRRFEAKEMDLVYNFSADQIDRLRQSYGDQVHVSPTLATYYYAFDTRQEPYSDVRVRRALSMAVDRDFIAKEIYSGSQIPAYSMVPPGIESYGEPSKADFADMSQLDREDQAVALMKEAGYGEGGKPLDIEIRYNTNPNHERVATAVADMWKNTFGAKVSLVNLDVSSHYAYLQEGGKFNVARAGWVADYADAENFLALSISTNKTFNYGKFDNAEYDALMKKSYEEQDPAERSKILHEAEALLMKEQPIAPLLTQADLWLVSDRVQGWQDNAPNEHLSRFLSVAE, encoded by the coding sequence ATGGCTTCAATGAAACTCAAACTTGGTGCCGCCGCGCTCATCGGCTCGCTGCTCGTCGGCGCAAGCCCGGTGCTTGCCGAGGCGGTACTCCACCGCGGTAATGCCGGCGAGCCGCAGACGCTCGATCAGGCGCACACCTCCATCAATATCGAGGCATTCATCGTCAAGGACCTCTATGAAGGCCTGACGATCTACGACGCCGCCGGCAACATCGTGCCGGGTGCCGCCGAAACCTGGGATCTGTCGGATGACGGCACCGTCTATACTTTCAAGCTGCGCGCCGACGCCAAATGGTCGGACGGCTCGCCGGTGACGGCCGAGGACTTCGCCTTCTCGTTCCGCCGCGTCGAGGATCCGAAGACGGCCGCCGAATACGCCAACATTCTCTTCCCGATCAAGAACGCCGAAAAGGTCAACAAGGGTGAATTGCCGGTCGACCAGCTCGGGGTGAAGGTCGTGGACGAAAAGACGCTCGAAATCACCCTCGAGCGACCGACCCCCTTCTTCCTCGAGCTGCTGGCGCACCAGACCGCGCTTCCGGTCAGCAAGGCGAGCGTCGAAAAGAACGGGACCGATTTCGTGAAGCCGGGCGTGATGGTTTCGAACGGCGCCTTCCGGCTGACCGCACACGTGCCAAACGACAGCCTGACGGTGGAGAAGAACACGAACTACTGGGATGCGGCAAACGTCAAGCTCGACAAGGTGATCTTCTATCCGATCGACGACCAGGCGGCCTCCGTCCGCCGATTCGAGGCCAAGGAAATGGACCTCGTCTACAACTTCTCCGCCGACCAGATCGACCGCCTGCGTCAGTCCTACGGTGATCAGGTCCATGTCTCGCCGACGCTGGCGACCTACTATTATGCCTTCGACACGCGCCAGGAACCCTACAGCGACGTCCGCGTGCGGCGAGCCCTGTCGATGGCCGTCGATCGCGATTTCATCGCCAAGGAAATCTATAGTGGTTCACAGATCCCGGCCTATTCCATGGTGCCGCCGGGCATCGAGAGCTATGGCGAGCCTTCCAAGGCCGATTTTGCCGACATGTCGCAGCTGGACCGCGAAGACCAGGCCGTTGCGCTGATGAAGGAGGCGGGTTACGGCGAGGGTGGCAAGCCGCTCGATATCGAAATCCGCTACAACACCAACCCGAACCACGAGCGCGTCGCAACCGCCGTTGCCGACATGTGGAAGAACACCTTCGGCGCCAAGGTCTCGCTCGTGAACCTCGACGTTTCGTCGCACTATGCGTACCTGCAGGAAGGCGGCAAGTTCAACGTCGCCCGCGCCGGCTGGGTCGCGGACTATGCCGACGCGGAAAACTTCCTTGCTCTCAGCATCAGCACGAACAAGACGTTCAACTACGGCAAGTTCGATAACGCGGAATACGACGCACTGATGAAGAAGTCCTATGAGGAGCAGGATCCGGCCGAACGTTCGAAGATCCTCCACGAGGCCGAAGCGCTGTTGATGAAGGAACAGCCGATCGCGCCGCTTCTGACCCAGGCGGATCTCTGGCTCGTCTCGGATCGTGTTCAAGGCTGGCAGGACAACGCGCCGAACGAACACCTGAGCCGGTTCCTGAGCGTCGCCGAATAA
- a CDS encoding glycosyltransferase family 2 protein, which produces MSQATFTPLVSVLLPVYNAEAYLPLALESLLRQDYKNLEIIAIDDGSTDRSLEIIERYRQADRRISIVSRENRGLIATLNEGLGLATGEFVARMDADDIAYSMRLSRQMALFDAEPGLAMCGTGVDRLIGSRLLRGKPDPIYRAASLPILSAFFTIFIHSTVVFNRRVIPDDMLVYDPAYPHAEDFDLFRRIAGRFPLAMIDEALIAYRIHGGSVTSKHQRQMRRTHLKIVAENLERQGFSVDTSALRDIALSVTSSGIRSLALFILEVERAIAAQPTETRGAYEDGLLCFFYFLYQLIADENRPELTHEFLTRTGKWGLIRRRERYGLLPASRAPWCSRLSLAASRKADDLAQYLRSVPAATVLPRFGCL; this is translated from the coding sequence ATGAGTCAAGCAACGTTCACCCCATTGGTTTCCGTGCTGCTTCCCGTTTACAATGCGGAGGCCTATCTCCCGCTGGCGCTCGAAAGCCTTCTGCGCCAGGACTACAAGAACCTTGAGATCATCGCGATCGATGACGGATCGACCGACCGTTCGCTTGAGATCATCGAGCGATATCGACAGGCCGATCGGCGGATTTCTATTGTCTCGCGGGAAAACCGCGGCCTCATTGCTACCCTGAACGAAGGGCTGGGGCTTGCCACCGGCGAGTTCGTCGCCCGCATGGATGCCGATGATATCGCCTATTCCATGCGCCTTTCGCGCCAGATGGCGCTGTTCGACGCTGAGCCTGGCTTGGCCATGTGCGGTACGGGTGTCGACAGGCTGATCGGCAGCCGACTGCTTCGCGGCAAGCCCGACCCGATCTATCGGGCAGCGAGCCTGCCCATTCTTTCGGCGTTTTTCACGATCTTCATCCATTCGACGGTGGTCTTCAATCGCCGCGTAATTCCGGACGACATGCTCGTCTACGATCCGGCCTATCCGCATGCCGAAGATTTCGATCTGTTCCGGCGCATCGCCGGGCGCTTTCCCTTGGCGATGATCGATGAGGCCCTGATTGCCTATCGCATTCATGGGGGCAGCGTCACGAGCAAACACCAGCGGCAGATGCGTCGGACGCATCTGAAGATCGTTGCCGAAAACCTTGAACGCCAGGGATTTTCCGTCGATACGAGCGCCCTTCGCGATATCGCGCTCTCCGTCACGTCAAGCGGCATTCGATCGCTCGCGCTGTTCATCCTCGAGGTCGAGCGGGCGATCGCCGCCCAGCCGACGGAGACGCGAGGCGCCTACGAGGACGGCCTTCTCTGCTTCTTTTACTTCCTTTACCAGCTCATCGCCGATGAGAACCGTCCCGAGCTCACGCATGAGTTCCTGACGCGAACGGGGAAGTGGGGGCTGATCCGCCGCCGCGAGCGCTACGGGTTGCTGCCCGCCTCCCGAGCACCCTGGTGCAGCCGCCTCTCGCTCGCCGCCAGCCGCAAGGCGGACGATCTAGCGCAATATCTGCGGTCGGTGCCGGCCGCAACGGTCCTTCCTCGATTTGGTTGTCTGTGA
- a CDS encoding glycosyltransferase family 2 protein translates to MKQCEAVSTASRAPTGRAPFASFIVCTRDRAKALASCIRSIEETCRAHPAITTEIVVVDNCSTDATQDELRRMAAASRVTITIVVEGRPGLAFARNAGMQRARGRVLVFIDDDCEVGRPYLGDLQRHYAKGDRVVRGGRVELGNHCDLPFTVKRSPVPAVFTPDVHPGGFVLGCNMTMHSEVAARIGRFDERFGAGAPLQSAEDTDYLVRAYVLGIPVEYVPDMTVYHHHGRRDRAEIERLHRNYSLGNGALCLKHLFKAPWLVKHFFWTVRSALAETFFGPRFDPDLQLSHWPIVLMNLTGAARFARLWLAGRATPTELHDVGEAVSRLERGP, encoded by the coding sequence ATGAAGCAGTGCGAGGCCGTGAGCACGGCGTCGCGGGCCCCGACCGGTCGGGCACCATTTGCAAGCTTCATCGTCTGCACGCGCGATCGGGCGAAGGCGCTTGCCTCATGCATTCGCTCCATCGAAGAAACCTGCCGCGCTCATCCCGCGATCACAACGGAGATCGTGGTGGTCGACAATTGCTCGACGGACGCAACGCAGGACGAGCTCCGCCGCATGGCTGCCGCCTCGCGAGTGACGATCACCATCGTCGTGGAAGGCCGACCGGGGCTTGCCTTTGCCCGCAATGCCGGCATGCAACGGGCGCGCGGACGCGTCCTCGTCTTCATCGACGACGACTGCGAGGTCGGTCGGCCCTATCTCGGCGATTTGCAGCGGCACTACGCCAAGGGTGACCGTGTCGTCCGGGGCGGGCGCGTCGAGCTCGGCAATCATTGCGATCTGCCCTTCACGGTCAAACGATCGCCGGTGCCGGCGGTGTTTACCCCGGACGTCCATCCCGGCGGCTTCGTGCTTGGTTGCAACATGACCATGCATAGCGAAGTGGCTGCCCGCATCGGCCGTTTCGACGAACGCTTCGGCGCGGGGGCGCCGCTGCAGTCCGCGGAGGACACCGATTATCTCGTGCGTGCCTACGTGCTCGGCATCCCCGTCGAATACGTGCCGGATATGACGGTATACCATCATCATGGCCGGCGCGACCGTGCGGAGATCGAGAGGCTTCACCGAAACTATAGCCTGGGCAACGGCGCCCTGTGCCTGAAGCATCTCTTCAAGGCGCCATGGCTGGTGAAGCATTTCTTCTGGACAGTGCGATCGGCTTTGGCCGAGACTTTCTTCGGCCCGAGATTCGATCCCGATCTGCAGCTTTCCCACTGGCCGATCGTGCTGATGAACCTCACCGGGGCTGCGAGGTTCGCACGACTCTGGCTTGCCGGCCGCGCGACGCCTACCGAACTGCACGACGTCGGCGAGGCGGTGTCGAGGCTGGAGCGAGGTCCGTAA
- the fba gene encoding class II fructose-bisphosphate aldolase (catalyzes the reversible aldol condensation of dihydroxyacetonephosphate and glyceraldehyde 3-phosphate in the Calvin cycle, glycolysis, and/or gluconeogenesis) — translation MALITLRQLLDHAAENDYALPAFNVNNLEYIQAVMRAADATDSPVILQASRGARAYAGDAFLRHLILGAAEEYPHIPICLHLDHGDQPSTCISAITNGFTSVMMDGSLEKDGKTVASYEYNVAVTAEVVKIAHAAGVSVEGELGCLGNLETGAGDKEDGHGFEGKLSREELLTDPDQAFDFVSRTGVDALAVAIGTSHGAYKFTRAPDGDILSIDTIARINKKLPNTHLVMHGSSSVPADLQELFNAYGGEMKKTWGVPVSEIQKAIPLGVRKVNIDTDLRLAFTGEIRKHHLQHPDNFDPRNYLKPAIAHMTEVCKERFEAFRAAGQASKIRVLRLPEMAKRYAAA, via the coding sequence ATGGCATTGATCACGTTGCGGCAATTGCTCGACCATGCGGCGGAGAACGATTATGCGCTGCCAGCCTTCAATGTGAACAATCTCGAATACATTCAGGCGGTAATGCGCGCCGCCGATGCGACGGACTCTCCCGTTATCCTGCAGGCAAGCCGCGGCGCGCGCGCCTATGCGGGCGACGCCTTCCTGCGGCACCTGATCCTCGGCGCGGCAGAGGAATACCCCCATATTCCGATCTGTCTCCATCTCGACCACGGCGACCAGCCGTCGACCTGCATTTCAGCGATCACCAACGGCTTCACCTCGGTGATGATGGACGGCTCGCTCGAGAAGGACGGCAAGACGGTTGCGAGCTATGAATACAATGTCGCCGTGACCGCCGAGGTGGTGAAGATCGCCCATGCGGCCGGCGTTTCCGTCGAGGGCGAGCTCGGCTGCCTCGGCAATCTGGAGACCGGCGCGGGCGACAAGGAAGACGGACATGGCTTCGAAGGCAAGCTGTCGCGCGAGGAACTGCTGACCGATCCCGACCAGGCGTTCGATTTCGTGTCGAGGACAGGAGTCGATGCGCTGGCCGTTGCGATCGGCACGAGCCATGGCGCCTACAAGTTCACCCGCGCACCGGACGGCGACATCCTGTCGATCGACACGATCGCCAGGATCAACAAGAAGCTGCCGAACACGCATCTCGTGATGCACGGATCCTCTTCCGTTCCGGCCGATCTGCAGGAGCTTTTCAACGCCTATGGCGGCGAGATGAAGAAAACCTGGGGCGTGCCCGTCTCGGAAATTCAGAAGGCTATTCCGCTCGGGGTCCGCAAGGTCAATATCGACACCGACCTGCGCCTTGCCTTCACCGGCGAGATCCGCAAGCATCACCTGCAGCATCCGGACAATTTCGACCCGCGCAACTATCTGAAGCCGGCGATCGCGCACATGACGGAAGTCTGCAAGGAGCGTTTCGAAGCGTTCCGCGCGGCCGGCCAGGCTTCGAAGATCCGCGTCCTTCGGCTGCCGGAAATGGCAAAGCGCTACGCGGCCGCCTGA
- the oppB gene encoding oligopeptide ABC transporter permease OppB — MIPFILRRLASAVPTLFIVVTISFFLMRFAPGGPFNLERPLPPQTMANLMRTYQLDQPLWRQYVHYLSNAVTGDFGPSYIYKDNNVAQLIGKGLPYSMELGFYALLLAVIGGVLAGTIAALRQNSILDFGIMAVSTIGVTVPNFVVGPVLTLIFAISLSWLPAGGWGDGSLRFLILPMIALALPQLAVFARLTRGSMIEALHTDHIRTAKAYGLPSRTVVVTHAMRGAMLPVVSYLAPCAAALLTGSAVVETIFTIPGVGRYFVLGAINRDYTLVMGTVILVAIFVIVFNILVDILYGLLDPRVRHD, encoded by the coding sequence ATGATCCCCTTCATCCTTCGCCGACTGGCGAGTGCGGTGCCGACGCTGTTCATCGTCGTCACCATATCCTTCTTCCTGATGCGGTTTGCCCCCGGCGGCCCCTTCAATCTCGAGCGTCCTCTCCCGCCGCAGACGATGGCGAACCTGATGAGGACCTATCAGCTCGATCAGCCGCTCTGGCGCCAATATGTTCACTATCTCAGCAATGCGGTGACGGGCGACTTCGGTCCGAGCTACATCTATAAGGACAACAACGTCGCGCAGCTGATCGGCAAGGGCCTGCCCTATTCGATGGAACTCGGCTTCTACGCCTTGCTCCTGGCGGTGATCGGCGGTGTGCTTGCCGGCACGATTGCAGCCCTCAGGCAGAACAGCATCCTCGACTTCGGGATCATGGCGGTCTCGACGATCGGCGTTACGGTCCCGAACTTCGTCGTCGGCCCGGTGCTGACGCTCATCTTTGCGATCAGCCTTTCGTGGCTGCCTGCCGGAGGCTGGGGCGACGGATCGTTGCGCTTCCTGATCCTGCCGATGATCGCGCTCGCACTGCCGCAACTCGCCGTCTTCGCCAGGCTCACGCGGGGCTCGATGATCGAGGCGCTCCACACCGACCATATCCGCACGGCGAAGGCCTACGGTCTTCCGTCCCGCACGGTCGTGGTCACGCATGCGATGCGCGGCGCCATGTTGCCGGTCGTTTCCTATCTCGCGCCCTGCGCGGCGGCGTTGCTGACCGGCTCGGCAGTCGTGGAAACGATCTTCACCATTCCCGGCGTCGGCCGCTATTTCGTTCTCGGTGCGATCAACCGCGATTATACGCTTGTCATGGGCACCGTGATCCTCGTGGCGATCTTCGTCATCGTCTTCAATATTCTGGTCGACATTCTCTACGGCCTTCTCGATCCGAGGGTCCGCCATGACTGA
- a CDS encoding MerR family transcriptional regulator gives MNGDNDIRYKVAEAARLAGVSASTLRLWETQGLVVPERSPTGHRQYTEADLQRLKRISWFRSERGLNPAAIREALEAEAPGEEVAVSAGAQERNVDLQVGRKLRSLRHAAGKTLEEVAGDIGIAASVLSTLERTSQGVSIAVLHNLAEYFGTTISSLAGEDELRDRTLVRAGEWRTWPRTTPGVTIQVLAEGQNQMDCHRFVLAPGASSEGAYGHEGEEFVYVLSGRVEFVLEGDQFYDLNPGDSLYFASRRRHAWSNRHDGETVLLWINTPPTF, from the coding sequence ATGAACGGAGACAACGACATCCGCTACAAAGTTGCCGAGGCGGCAAGGCTCGCCGGCGTTTCGGCGTCGACGCTGAGGCTCTGGGAAACGCAAGGCCTCGTCGTGCCGGAGCGGTCGCCGACAGGCCATCGTCAATATACGGAGGCCGACCTTCAGCGCTTGAAACGCATTTCCTGGTTTCGCTCCGAGCGCGGTCTGAACCCGGCGGCGATCCGCGAGGCACTGGAGGCGGAGGCTCCCGGCGAAGAGGTGGCCGTTTCAGCAGGTGCCCAGGAGAGAAATGTCGATTTGCAAGTCGGCCGCAAATTGCGCAGCCTCAGGCACGCGGCGGGAAAAACGCTCGAAGAGGTGGCAGGCGATATAGGAATCGCAGCGTCCGTGCTGTCGACACTCGAGCGAACGTCGCAAGGCGTGTCGATCGCGGTGCTGCACAACCTGGCAGAATATTTCGGGACCACAATCTCGAGCCTCGCCGGTGAAGATGAACTGCGCGACAGGACGCTCGTCAGGGCCGGAGAGTGGCGCACGTGGCCGCGGACCACCCCCGGTGTGACGATCCAGGTCCTCGCCGAGGGGCAGAACCAAATGGACTGTCATCGCTTCGTGCTGGCACCCGGTGCATCGAGCGAGGGCGCCTATGGGCATGAGGGCGAGGAATTCGTCTACGTTCTCTCCGGCCGTGTCGAGTTCGTGTTGGAGGGGGACCAATTCTACGATCTGAACCCGGGCGACTCGCTCTATTTCGCGAGCCGTCGCCGCCATGCATGGTCGAACCGGCACGATGGTGAAACCGTCCTGCTCTGGATCAATACGCCGCCAACCTTCTAG
- a CDS encoding acyltransferase family protein, with product MRIARDQQLDGIRAVAVLMVVYAHFYATDGSHWGHIGVRLFFVLSGFLITRLLLDARDDQRFEPATALKSFYARRALRIFPPYFAVLGAVWLTGLETSGKVLGWHALYLSNFWYAHQDAWTPWVLCHTWSLSIEEQFYIVWPLVVLVAPRRSIATICVGVVLCSLAFRFYWPVTGTPTLARDLLPPASMDALAAGALLAAHRAGGAALPRWAERSWKPLLVVSLILFPLKSVATTPVLEWFVWIGLEVFPLLPLTLLVGACSRGIGGYVGRLVQAPPVTALGRISYGIYLYHAIALALVVKAQAFIPVNVSEQGAGRLAVAGTATLLLAWISWIAFESPLNALKRHFPYARQAGSAPAIAGADAASAAYPGATVERGGTLQVSDTRWT from the coding sequence ATGCGGATTGCGCGCGACCAGCAGCTCGACGGAATTCGAGCCGTCGCGGTCCTGATGGTGGTTTACGCGCATTTCTATGCGACGGACGGATCCCATTGGGGCCATATCGGCGTCAGACTGTTCTTCGTGCTGAGCGGGTTTCTGATCACGCGGCTGCTCCTGGACGCACGAGACGACCAGCGCTTCGAACCGGCAACGGCGCTGAAGTCCTTCTATGCGCGTCGGGCGCTGCGCATCTTTCCGCCCTATTTCGCAGTTCTCGGAGCCGTGTGGCTTACCGGCCTGGAGACCTCCGGAAAGGTGCTCGGCTGGCACGCGCTCTACCTGTCGAACTTCTGGTATGCTCATCAGGATGCATGGACGCCCTGGGTTCTCTGCCACACCTGGAGCCTGAGCATCGAGGAGCAGTTCTATATCGTCTGGCCGCTGGTCGTGCTTGTGGCGCCGCGACGCTCGATCGCGACGATCTGCGTCGGTGTCGTCCTCTGCTCGCTCGCTTTCCGCTTCTATTGGCCCGTGACCGGGACGCCAACGCTGGCGCGCGATCTGTTGCCGCCTGCCTCGATGGATGCCTTGGCGGCGGGTGCGCTGCTGGCGGCCCATCGAGCGGGCGGCGCAGCCCTGCCGCGATGGGCGGAGCGCTCTTGGAAGCCACTCCTGGTCGTGTCACTGATCCTGTTCCCGCTCAAGAGCGTGGCGACGACGCCGGTGCTCGAATGGTTTGTCTGGATCGGACTTGAGGTGTTCCCGCTTCTGCCGCTGACGCTGCTCGTCGGCGCGTGCTCGCGCGGCATTGGCGGCTATGTCGGACGTTTGGTCCAAGCTCCGCCCGTCACCGCACTCGGGCGCATCAGCTATGGTATCTATCTCTACCACGCCATCGCGCTTGCACTGGTCGTCAAGGCGCAAGCTTTCATTCCGGTCAATGTCTCGGAGCAGGGCGCCGGGCGATTGGCAGTCGCCGGCACCGCCACTTTGCTCCTCGCCTGGATCTCCTGGATCGCCTTCGAAAGTCCGCTGAATGCGCTGAAGCGCCATTTCCCTTATGCGCGGCAAGCCGGCAGCGCCCCGGCCATCGCAGGGGCGGATGCCGCAAGCGCGGCCTACCCAGGCGCAACGGTCGAGCGTGGAGGGACCCTCCAGGTTTCGGACACGCGATGGACATGA
- a CDS encoding ABC transporter ATP-binding protein, whose product MLRMFVPGFQLLRDALGRQWRLLPAVVLLGLASATLEGAGIGLIIPMLGIIAGNDDSSGLSGISAFFQQVGEGLDDGERLLVIAAAVLALICLKNVLAFGNTILTTFLYGKASHAIRSALSDQLLRIGYPFFLQENPGRLLNIISNESWRASDAVQTALSAIVNACAAVILLAFLLLLSWQMTLFVAIGLVLVQLAHAALSATLKGPSRDVTSFNSELAARMLHLVHAGRLIRVFGQEDREKSAFDAASDAVRRAGFVLQARQGALPPLTEVLHSALFLAAVVSAWLVGVSFPVIVAFVVLLYRLQPHVRALQMSWSQFQGWSGSLEEVRWLLDSSDKPRPPSGSRPVEGLGERIEFDKVTFRYPGSGGRTTVLHAANFEIRSGCSTAIIGRSGAGKTTIVNLLCRFVEPDEGRILVDGVPLGEIDPGQWRRQIAVASQDLELVDGTILENICYGQPAAFTEVERAARLAEAHGFIEEFPEGYGTTVGYRGASLSAGQRQRIALARALLRDPAVLILDEATNAVDGLSEAAIVETLKLRAGRRTTIVISHHRSTISFCDDIVVLGSGRVKSQSRLSEVASLTMDQLYEHEAPAMK is encoded by the coding sequence ATGCTACGAATGTTTGTGCCCGGCTTTCAGCTGTTGCGCGATGCCCTCGGGCGGCAATGGCGACTGCTGCCGGCGGTCGTTCTTCTTGGTCTTGCGAGTGCCACGCTCGAGGGCGCCGGCATCGGCCTCATAATCCCGATGCTCGGCATCATCGCGGGGAACGACGATAGCTCCGGGCTCAGTGGGATCTCCGCTTTCTTTCAGCAGGTGGGGGAGGGCCTTGACGACGGCGAAAGGCTGCTGGTCATTGCAGCCGCGGTGCTGGCGCTGATCTGCCTCAAGAACGTGCTCGCCTTCGGGAATACGATTCTGACGACCTTCCTCTATGGCAAGGCGAGCCACGCCATTCGCAGCGCACTCTCCGACCAGTTGCTTCGGATCGGATATCCCTTCTTCCTCCAGGAAAATCCCGGTCGTCTGCTCAACATCATTTCCAATGAATCGTGGCGTGCGTCCGATGCCGTCCAAACTGCACTTTCGGCCATCGTGAATGCCTGCGCCGCGGTGATCCTGCTCGCCTTCCTTCTGCTTCTGTCCTGGCAGATGACCCTGTTCGTGGCGATCGGCCTCGTCCTCGTCCAGCTTGCGCATGCGGCGCTCTCCGCGACGCTCAAGGGGCCAAGCCGCGATGTGACCTCCTTCAACAGCGAGCTCGCGGCCCGAATGCTTCATCTCGTGCATGCGGGACGGCTGATCCGCGTCTTCGGCCAGGAGGATCGTGAGAAGTCCGCCTTCGATGCCGCCTCCGACGCCGTCCGCCGCGCCGGTTTCGTGCTGCAAGCCCGTCAGGGCGCGTTGCCGCCGCTCACCGAAGTGCTCCATTCCGCCTTGTTCCTGGCGGCGGTCGTCAGCGCCTGGCTCGTCGGCGTGAGCTTTCCGGTGATCGTCGCCTTCGTCGTTCTCCTTTACCGGCTGCAGCCGCATGTGCGGGCGCTGCAGATGTCCTGGAGTCAGTTCCAGGGCTGGAGCGGCTCGCTGGAAGAGGTGCGTTGGCTGCTCGACTCCTCCGACAAGCCAAGGCCGCCGTCCGGGAGTCGGCCGGTCGAGGGTCTCGGCGAGCGCATCGAATTCGATAAGGTGACTTTCAGGTATCCGGGCTCCGGCGGCCGAACCACGGTTTTGCACGCGGCGAATTTCGAAATCCGCAGCGGATGCTCGACCGCGATCATCGGCCGTTCCGGCGCCGGCAAGACCACGATTGTCAATCTCCTGTGCCGGTTCGTGGAACCGGATGAGGGGCGCATTCTCGTCGATGGCGTGCCGCTTGGCGAAATCGACCCGGGGCAGTGGCGACGCCAGATTGCCGTCGCCAGCCAGGACCTGGAACTCGTGGACGGAACGATCCTCGAAAACATCTGCTATGGCCAGCCGGCCGCTTTCACCGAGGTGGAGCGTGCGGCAAGGCTGGCGGAGGCGCATGGCTTCATCGAAGAGTTTCCGGAAGGCTATGGAACGACTGTCGGCTATCGGGGGGCCAGCCTTTCGGCCGGACAGCGACAGCGCATCGCCCTCGCCAGGGCCCTGTTGCGCGACCCGGCCGTCCTGATCCTCGACGAAGCGACGAATGCGGTCGACGGCCTCTCGGAGGCGGCAATCGTCGAGACCCTGAAATTGCGGGCCGGGCGGCGCACGACGATCGTCATCAGCCACCACCGCAGCACGATCTCCTTCTGCGACGATATCGTGGTACTCGGCAGTGGTCGGGTGAAGAGCCAGTCACGGCTTTCGGAGGTGGCCTCGCTCACCATGGACCAGCTCTATGAACACGAGGCGCCGGCAATGAAGTGA